GTTGAATGACCGCTTGCTCTGTCTCCTCGCCAAACTCTTCATGCCACCGCTTGATCTGTTCCTGCCACGCATCGTCCATCCTGCGTGATTGCAAGCGTCTCATCCAGATAGGCAGGACATCGTCCAATTCAGCAGTGACAGACTGGAGGTAGGGATGTGCATGTATCGATCCTGGCTGATGATCTACTTGAATGACGGACAGTTTCTTTGGTAAAAAAGCGCGCGGGAACCAGCTCGCTCCCAAAATCAGCAACAAATCGGCTTCCGCTAAGGCATGTAAAGCTGTTTCGCTGCCCCCCTCTCCCCATCCGCCGATCACAAGTGGATGAGATTCATCTACCGCCCCTTTTGCTCCGAGTGACAGCAACACGCCTGCCCCTAGCTGTTCCGCTAGCTTTACACACGAATCCGCCGACTTGCGGGCACCGATACCAAGCAGTATGAGAGGCTTTTGCGCCTTCACAACCTGCTCGCAAGCGAGCTCGATCTCCATCCGATCAGGATAAATGGCATGTGGAATACGTGGAAGTGCTGGAAAAACAGCATCTGAAGTCGTTTGCGTAAAGACGTCTTTGCAAATGGAGAGATGGCTCACGCCTTTTTGCTGCATAGACGTTACAAATGCTTTGTGCAAAACACTTTGGATTGCATCTGGATGCGTAATCGTCGTCGAATAAAAACTGATGGGACGTATCATGTCTTCTTGTGAGATAAACTGTTTGTACGCGCCACCCAGCTTGTATGTCTCCACTTGACCCGTAATCGCAATGACAGGTGCGCGATCTGTATGCGCATCTGCAAGTCCATTCAGCAGATTGACGAAACCCGGCCCCATCGTCGCGGTACAAACAGCCGGATTTCCCGTCAGTTTTGCTTCCGCACTTGCCATCATGGCCGCAGCAGATTCATGCTTGCAAGCAATATATTGAATGTCGGATTGCTTCGCGATCTGATCCAGCCACGCAAAGATTCCGTCACCTGCCACCCCGTATATTCGTTTTACTCCCCATCTGATCAATTGTTCCGTCAAATATTGCGCGACCTGCATCAAATCTTCCCCTTCCAGTACAAAGTGCAAATACATTACTCGTAGTCTACGCATTCTCCAATATTTTACTAAGGCCAAAATGACGGAAGTTGGAGAACCTAACAATATTCAACTGATATTCAAATCCATACCCGAAGGAGGGTAAGAAATGAAACAGCCTGTCAAATGGCTGCTAGCTGTGGTAGTATTCGCACTTCTGGTTACGACTGCGGTTATGGTATCTCCGTTGCGCTCAGATGCATTCAGTAAGCAGATCGTCAAAGTAGGGGCAGAAGGCTCAGACGTGCGTGAGATGCAGTATCGCTTGAAGCACCTTGGTTTTTATACGGGAAAAGTAGACGGCGTATTCGGGTGGCGTTCTTATTGGGCGTTGCGTAACTTTCAGTATGAGTTTGGCTTAACCATAGACGGTGTCCTCGGAGCGCAGACGAAAGTAAAGCTATATAACACAACGAAAAATTATAAGCCCACTGCTTCTGATCTCGGGGCGCCACAAACCGCAACCCCTGCACCATCGAAGCCTTCTAAGCCTACGTATCACGCAGCCGGAATATCGGAGAATGACCTGCGTTTGATGGCGAATGCTGTTTACGGAGAATCGCGTGGAGAGCCTTACATCGGCCAAGTGGCAGTGGCGGCTGTCATTCTAAACCGGGCGAAGAACGCGGCCTTTCCCAATACACCCGCGGGCGTTATCTTCGAACCGCGTGCCTTTACAGCCGTGGCGGATGGTCAAATTTGGCTAGCACCGAACGAGCAGGCAAAAAAAGCAGTGAATGACGCGCTCAAAGGTTGGGACCCATCAGACGGAGCCATTTATTATTTCAACCCGGATACAGCTACATCCGGTTGGATTTGGAGCCGCCCTCAAATCAAAAAGATCGGCAGACACATTTTTTGCCGCTAGCATTCCATAAAAAACAGGCACGACAGTCGTAAGCTGCGTGCCTGTTTTCCTTTTCGAGTCTCATTTCGAACGCTGTGCTTGCATATGCTGGGCCATTTTGACGAATCGCTCTTCCGGTTCTGTGGTCCCACAAACTCCACATTGTATCATGTAGTTCTCACCTTTGTACGGCTGGTGAAACATATCGAGCTGTTCTTGATGGAGTTCTGCTACGACTTCGCCTGACTGTGGGTCGAGTCTTATATAGCGAGGGGTCTGCTCGATGACAGTGAACCTCATCCGATTCGATTTACATGTCGGGCATAACAAAGGCTGGGTCATAAAAAACACCTCACTTTTCTTGTTCATGGTTAGTTTTGTCCAGAACAGGAACTCTATACCTATGAGGTTTTAGGGATGAGTAAAAACTGCTGAGGTGATGATATGAACTTGAAACTCTTTTTCTCATTAGTAGGCGGGAGCATGCTGTTAGCTCTTTTCGCCCACTATTTTTCTGGAAATGAAATGCTCCAATTCGTCACGGCTTCTCTTGCCATCATTTTTTTTGCGGCTTGGCTCGGAAAATCGACAGAGAGCGTCGCCCATTATGCTGGGGACCGAATCGGCGGCTTTCTTAACGCTACCTTCGGAAATGCCGCAGAACTCATTATTGCCTTTTTTCTGGTGAAAGAAGGCTTGTTCGATATGGTCAAAGCCTCTATTACGGGTGCGATCATCGGAAATATGCTGTTGGTTCTTGGCTTGAGTACGTTACTGGGCGGTCTCAAATACAAGGAACAAACCTTCAATAGCAGGCTGGCAAGTCACAATGCTTCGCTGATGACACTCGCGATCGTAGCTTTGTTCATACCGGCCGTCTTCATGTTCGATTTGCCTATGATCAAGGTGGAGATCATCAGCATCGTCATCGCCAGCCTGCTCATCATTGCCTACATTTTGTGGCTCATCTTTTCAATGATTACACACAGCGATTTTTTATCGGATATCGAGCCACAAGAAAGTGATGCAGTTTGGTCAAAGGGTGTCTCACTCTTGATGCTTGCTGTCTCCACTTTTTTCGTTGCCGTTGTCTCGGAATGGCTGGTAGAGGGTGTACAGCATGTCTCCGAATCGTTAGGGTGGTCGGAGTTATTCGTCGGTGCTTTTGTCATTGCGATCATCGGGAATGCCGCAGAGCACAGCGCTGCCTTGCTTTTGGCACTAAAAGGACGCATCGGTGCAGCAGTTGAAATCGCGATCGGCTCCAGCCTGCAAATTGCCTTGTTCGTAGCCCCTACTCTCGTCATCATCAGTCTCTTGCTAGGCAATCCTATGGACATCGTGTTCACTACCTTTGAATTGGCTGCGATCGGAGTTGCTACCTTTATTACCATTTCCATCACTCGGGATGGCGCCACGAACTGGTTTGAAGGCGTACTTCTCTTGACGGTGTATGTTATTTTGGGTACGGTCTTTTTCTTCGCGTAGGGCGCAGGAACAAAACAAAGGCTTCGCCATCCTCTGTGGCGAAGCCTTTCGTTTTGTTACCAGATACCCAGCATTTGCAGGAAAACGGCGAGAATCGCGATAGGTGCTACATATTTAATCAGGAGCAGCCAAATGATAAACATGCGTTTGCCCAGAGAAGTATGCGCCCCCAGCTCGTTTATCAAGGTTTCACGCTTCATTTTCAGCGGAACGAAGATCGCAATGAGCAGCGCTCCCAATGGCATCAAGATATTACTGACCAAAAAGTCCATCGCATCAAAGATAGATTTGCCGAACAGCGTAACCTCGCTCCATACGCCGAATGACAAAGCCGACGGAACACCAACGATAAAAATCAACAGACCAATCACCCAAGCGAGACGTTTACGCTTCGTTTCGTCCCCCTTTGCAAGAGAAGCTACGATAATTTCCATCATCGAAAAAGCCGAAGTCAATGTAGCGAAAAGGAAAAGAGCCAAAAAGATTAACAGAAAAATGCTACCGAAGGCAATTTGTTCAAACACAGAAGGCAGTACGATAAACAGTAATCCTGGCCCTGCTGTTGGTTCTACTCCAAGGGAGAAGACTGCAGGGAATATCGCCAAACCGGCAAACAGCGATACGAGCAGATTCAAACTGACAATCGATCCAGCAGAACGAACCAGACTTTCGTTTTTGGCAAGGTACGAGCTGTACGTGACCATGACGGACACCCCGACGCTCAGCGCGAAAAAGGATTGACCCAATGCGTACAGGATCGATTCAGCAGTCAGCTTGGAAAAATCAGGACTCAGAAAGAAGGAAACGCCCTCCATAGCCCCATCCAACGTCAAGGAACGAACCATCAATACCATGAATAAAAGGAACAAACCAGGCATCATGTACTTGTTAGCAGACTCAATTCCACTCTGTACGCCTCTCGCTACTACCCATGCGGTAATGAGCATGAAAACCAACTGGGCAACTACTGCCCCAACAGGATCACCGATAACGTCACCAAATACTTTATCATAAGCTGGCCCTTGCAATTGACCAGTAAACCCGCGAAGAAGATAACTAAGAATCCAGCCCCCCACCACACTGTAAAAGGACAAGAGCAAGAAGCAGGTGATCACTCCAAGGCGACCAATCCAATGCCAGAGTGAGCCAGGCGCAATTGTTTTATACGCACTGATCGCCTCTTTTTGTGTACTGCGTCCGATTGTGAATTCTCCTAGCAACAGCGGAAGACCAATTCCTAGCGTAAAGATGATGAATAGCAGAAAGAACGCTCCACCACCGCTCGTTCCAACCATATAAGGAAATTTCCAAATGGCCCCCAGTCCAATTGCCGAGCCTGCTGCTGCCAAGATGAAGCCGAGCCTGCTCGTCCATTGTTCGGCTTGTTTCATAGTTTTCACCCTCCAAAGATATTCTTTTTATGCTCAAAAATGGATACAAAAAAACCCGCCCCAAAAAGGGACGAGTTATTATTTCTCGCGGTACCACCCTACTTAGACATCCCCTATAGGCGATGTCTCGCTTCGTCATTGATAACGGGAATGACCCGGACTCTCCTACTGGCGGCGCCTGCGTTCAGAGGTCAGCTCAAGAGTGAATTCTACGGGGCTTACATCAGGCTGCTCTCAGTCTATGGCAGCCTTCCCTGTCATGTAGCAGGTCCGTTTACTAGTCTCTTTCCTTGCTTGTTTCTATAATTCGATTGTTGGGCGTCTTGCGAAAATAAAAAAAACCCGTCCAAAAAAGGGACGAGTTATTCGCGGTACCACCCTGATTAAGTGCACGGGATACAGATTCCCTACGCACTTCTCTCCATCATTGATAACGGGAATGACCCGATTCCTCCTACTAGGCAAAAAGCCATTAAGAGGGCTGCTCAGGAGGGAATTCTACGGCGCGCGCTTCAAAGCTGCTTTCAGTCTAAGGCAGCTTCTCCCTGACAAGCGGTGATTCCGCATACTAGTCTCCGTCATTGCATTTCAAAATTAATAAAAAATTATAGACTTTAATTTAATATAAATATACGAAATAGGCAAGTACTTTTTCATTCAACAAAATGAAAAGCGAGGATAATCGCCGCTCTCCTCGCCTTACTTTTGATTAAACAGTTCATGAAGATGGGCCAATTTACGTTCCAATGAACCCATAATTTCTCGACCAATGTCTTCGCTAATCAGTCCTAAGCGGACCGCGTACTCTACTTCACGAGAAAGCCCGAACATTTGGGTATCCAGCACTTCTTCATACAGTGGGCACTGCGGCATGGTCAGGTTTTCCATCTGTACGTCGATCAGCTTGTAAATTTTGTCGGCGTCTGCTTGAAGCAACGCTAGCGCTTTTTGTTCCAGATCGGGAACCTTAATTTCTGTCAAAACCTATCCCTCCGTTTGCCTCCATCCTTATCATACATAGTACGCGATTCTGGGCCATTTGAAAAGGGGAGAAGACAGATCAACTGCAAGAAGCTAAAAGATACCAAGCTTCCACTCTTTTGAAAGCAGCTCCAACAGCTTGACACCGCCTACTGAATTTCCTTTATCATCCAAAGATGGACCGAACACACCAATCCCCATACGATGTGGCACTGTTGCCATAATACCGCCAGCAACCCCACTTTTCGCGGGGATTCCTACGTCAATCGCGAACTCACCAGAGGCATTGTACATCCCACAAGTCACCATGAAGGTCTTACAGATTCGCGCTACTTCTTCTGGAATCACTCGCTCACCTGTATTCACGAGAATTCCGTCTGCTGCAAGCACCATCCCTAGTGTAGCTACTTCCTTCGCTGTCACTTCTATCGAGCAATGGCGAAAATACAGATCAAGCGTCTCTTCTACATCCGTTTCCAGAATGCCGCTGTCCTTTAGAAACCAAGCGAGGGCACGATTGCGATCAGCCGTTTTCTTTTCAGAACAATAAACAGCTTGATTGATAGAAAGATGAGGATTCCCCGTCATTTTCCGCATTAAAGCCATCACAGCATCTAGCCGTTCGTCCACGTTGGCACCGCGAATCATGCCCGCAACCGCAATGGCTCCTGCATTGATCATCGGGTTCAGTGGTTTATGGGATTCGGTCGTCTCGAGCTTAATAATCGAATTAAACGGGTCTCCAGTTGGTTCTTTTCCCACATGCCGAAACACGTGTTCCTTCCCGTTCTGGCATAAGGCGACGATCAGAGAGAATATCTTGGAGATACTTTGCATCGAGAAAGGCACATCTGCATCACCAGCAGAAAGGATCGTCCCATCGGGCAAGCATACAGCCACTCCCAATTGATGTGGATCGACTTTTGCCAATTCAGGGATGTAGGAAGCAACACTCCCCTTGTTTGTATACTTAAGTGATCGGTTGCGTACTTGCTCCAATTGTTCGGACGCTTGTTTCAAATCCATCGAAAAACCCCTCAGTCTATTACGTCGATGTATACAGATTCGATTGTAGGTTTCTACATGGGACATGTCAAATTATCCCTACTTCTGCACGGCGTGCTCCAATCTTTCCATCGCTTCGACTAGAATCGATCTCGGGCAAGCAAAATTGATTCGCATAAACCCTGCACCATCCGGCCCAAACGTGGTGCCATCGTGTAAGCCAAGCTTTGCTTCCTCGCGAATGAGCTTGTTCAACTCCGCCTGACTACGTCCTAGCTGTCTAAAATCCATCCACCCCAAGTATGTCGCTTCTGGAATGGCCATGGATACCCCAGGAATACGAGTCGATAAAAACTCATGCACATAGGCTGCATTCTTACGTAAATAGATCAACAGTTCTTCCAGCCATGCTTCTCCATGTTGGTAGGCTGCAATCGTTGCTTCCATCCCAAACAGATTCAGATTCTCATAGCCCATTTTGGACGCTGTAATGGAGAAGTTCCGCAATAACTGCTGATTTTCTGTCATCAAATAGGAAGTATACAGACCAGCCAAATTAAACGTTTTGGCGGCTGATAGAAAGGTAACGCTCTGATCGGCTAATTCCGGTGCCAGCGAATAGTAAGGCGTATGAACATTCGGCTCATAGACCAAATCCGAATGAATCTCATCGGCAACAACAAGCACGCCATTTTCTACACACAATCTTCCCAAGCGCTCCAGCTCTTCTCTGGTCCATACTCGCCCGATCGGATTGTGCGGTGTGCAGAGCAGCATGAGCTTCACCCGCGGGTCGCTCAGCTTTTGTGCGAGATCATCCCAATTCATTTCATAACGGCCGTCACGCTCCAATAGGGGGCTGGTAACGACATGACGTCCGCGATTTTCGACTGCATGATAAAAAGGATGGTACACAGGCGTCTGGATCAAGACACCGTCTCCCGAGGCTGTATACGCCTCTACCGCTACGTGAATGCCGGGAACGACTCCAGGTATCCCTGTCATCCAACTCACATCTACCTCTACACCAAATCGCTTGTGTATCCACTCTTTCAAGCTCTGGTAAAGGGCATTTGACTTCAAAGTGTATCCGTATATCGGGTGCCTCGCTCGTTTGATCAGTGCCTCTGTGATTTCAGGAGCGCAAGCAAAATCCATATCCGCCACCCACAGCGGAATCATTCCTTCACCATTCACTTTTGGATTCTGAATCTCCCATTTGACACTATCTGTCCCTCTGCGTTCGATGCGCTGATCAAAATCGTGCACTTTCGTTCCCTCCCTTATTCCCTTCACATACATACACACAGCATAAACCGTCTTTTTCCAATTGTCCAAGCTTCTGGTGTACGAAAAAAAGAGCCGCCCTGATGAGCGACTCTCTTCTTACTAAAGACTAGATTAGCGAGCATATACGCCAGGACCAAATGGGAGATCCAGGAAGTACCACACTGTCAATTGCAAGATCCAAATCACCAGGAAAACGATTGCATACGGAGTCATGGTAGAGAAAATCGTTCCCATTCCTGCATTCTTATTATACTTCTGATAGAAAGCCAGGAAGAGCGGGATGTACGGATTCACAGGTGAGATCGTATTGGTTGCAGAGTCCGCAATCCGATAAGCGACTTGGATAAACGCCGGATTGTAATCTAACAGCATCAGCATTGGCATGAATACAGGTGCCAGGATCGCCCACAGCGCTGAACCACTCGTGATAAACAAGCTACAGATACCCGTGAAAAGTGTAAAGGCAATAATGATCGGCAAGCCCGTCAAGCCCATGTTTGTCATGAATTCTGCGCCATTGACAGCCATCAAAATACCAATGTTGCTCCAGTTAAAGAACGCGATGAACTGCGCTGCTGTAAACGCTAACACAATAAAGCCGGACATATCCTTGATTGCTTCGGACATGTAATGCGGAATGTCCTTCGATGTTTTAATCAGTCCCATTGCTCTACCGTATACAAACGATACGGTCACGAAGAACAACAGGATGATGGGAATGATCCCTTTCAAAAACGGTGATGTCAAGAAGTCACCTGTCTTTGGATCACGCAACAGTGAACCTTCTGGAACGACCAGCAATCCTACAATGACTACGAAAATCAACGCTGCGATACCCGCTTTACGCAGTGCTTTGTTTTCTTGAGGTGTTACTTCTTCGAATTGTACGTTTCGATCGCCGTGATACGTGCCAAGGCGTGGTTCGATAATTTTATCGGTAATCCATCCACCAATGAAAGCGAGGATGACAACAGAAGCTGACATGAAGAACCAGTTATCTACTGGTGTAACCATTGCATTCGGATCAATCGTTTTCGCTACTTCGGTACTGATCCCTGCCAAGAGAGCATCTGTACCGGCAATGAAAAAGTTCGCTGTAAAACCGGAGGATACACCAGCCATACCAGCTGCAAAACCTGCAATCGGGTGACGCCCCATTGCCAAGAACACAAGACCGCCAAGCGGAGGAATAATAACCATGGCTGCATCAGAAGCAAGATTTCCTAATATACCGACAAAGACAATTGCATAACTGACAACCGATGCCGGAATACCTGCCATCATTTTGCGTAGAACAGTCGTCAAAAGACCGATTTTTTCTGCCAGTCCAATTCCAAGCGTCATCGCCAGAACGAGACCAAGTGCTGGAAATTCAATAAAGTTTTTCAGCATACTCGTTAAAATCCAGTGAATACCTTCGACGCTAAGCAAACTCTTAACCGCAACCTCTTCGCCTTTAGCAGGATGCATAACCGAAAAGTCCATGGCTGCGAGGATTGCTGAGACTACCATCAATACACCACACAAAATAATGAACAATACAAATGGATGCGGGAGCTTATTCCCTACCGTTTCAATCCATTTTAGGATACCTTTTTGCTTCATCAGATCTGCTTGCACATTCGTGCCTTTCGCCATAGTTTCGCCCCCAAAGTCGTTTGAATTCCCTGAATGTTTCTGCGGCTTTGCAACCATCCTCGGGATGAATGATGTGGTCTTCCTTCTCTAGCGCTCATCGCCGTTGATGGTTCAGCGGGAGAAAGACGAAGTGAGCTTCCCTTTTTTCGTGAAAGCCTTTCCAAGAATCGAAAGGCTTGTACACAATGCCTTTTATCTGACCCCAACTTTTTAGTAGGAACTCAAATATCATAGGCAAAGTTCATTCTCACATAATAACTTTCTAATATGATTATATAATCTACAAAATGCATGTCAATAATTTTTAGACTATTTTATGAAATTTTCGCTTTTTGGATAATTGCTGTCATTTGCGAGTCTATAGTAATATAGAGATTGACTACGAATGATCACGGAGGAATGACGTATGTCTGATGTTATCGTGTTCAAAGGGGCTATTGCTTTCCCCATTACATTGGATCCAACCGTTTGGGTTTTTGATGAACGCAAATTCGATCTGAAAACATACTCGGGCGAAGATGATAGCTCGCTAGCTACACAAGCAAAGTATTTGGCTGGCACGGGGACGCAGTGGGATAAGGAATTGCGCGAGGGGGCTACGCTTCCTTCCGAACGAAAAAGCTTAGCAGAAGAACGTAAAGTGCTCGAAGGCGAGTACGGAATCCGTCTCGATCCCTTCATTACAAACGCTGAGCCCCTACCAGAGGTGACTCATGTCCGTCTTCACCGCGGGGATCAGGAAGCAATCGTTCTTCCACTTGCTGAGGCAAGAAGAGCCATCCTACAATTCTCCAAAGACGGCAAGCCTATTAAAGAAGATGGTCCTGTGTACTTATATTTGCCGGAAGTGTTGCTGGCAAATGAAGCACCGATCAAAGGAATTACCGCTTTGGAGTTTATTACCAAGTAAGCGTAAGATAACAAAAGCCATCCTCCTTCGAAAAAAGAGGATGGCTTTTGCCATATGTTACGTATGTGTGATAATTTTGCTCTTAGGCGCTGAACTGCGTGATACGGATATTCCGATGCTGTAGTTCTTCGCGAAGCAATTCGATAAAAGCTGCATCTAGTTGAAGGTCGACAGCTCGATGATATACTTCTATCAACATTTGGTCACTTAAGTATTTCACCTTTGCTCACCTCCATCTCTCATATGAGCCCATTGTAACAGATGCATTTGTATCGAACAATCGTTCGGATATCCACAAGCAATGTGGACATCTTGTTGGTAACATGTGGGTAAATTGTGTGTAACTTATAAGTATCCAAGCATTTCCTTTGTGGATGTTTTCTTCCATTTATCCACAGTCAGTCGAAAATTGTCGAACGAATGATGTGACTATTCTGTCATAAAGAACCCTCAAGAAAAAAAGCCACCCTGTACAGGATGGCTTTTTTCGTTGCTATTATGCGTTTGCAGCTTCTGTCACGTGCAGAACTTGCTTGATGCGATCAATTGCCCAATCCAGATCTTCTTTGCTGATGACGAGTGGCGGTGCAAAGCGAATGGTTGTCTCATGTGTTTCTTTGCACAGGAGTCCCAGTTCTTTTAGTTTTTCGCAATATGGACGAGCCGCTGTTGTCAGCTCCAAACCAATGAACAGACCGCGACCGCGAATTTCCTTGATGATTGGGTTGTTGATTTCTTTCAATTTCTCCATGAAGTATGCGCCCATTTCCAGGGAGCGCTGTACAAGACCTTCGTCAGCCAATACATCCATAGCTGCAACAGCAACTGCACATCCGAGTGGATTTCCGCCAAAGGTAGAACCGTGGGAGCCTGGCTCAAACACGCTCAAGATTTCTTTATCTGCTGCTACTGCGGAGATTGGGAACACGCCACCGCCAAGAGCTTTCCCCATGACGTACATGTCTGGTACTACATCTTCCCAATCGCTGGCAAACATTTTACCTGTGCGACCAAAGCCCGTTTGAATCTCATCGCTGACCAAGAGTACATTGTTTGCTTTACATACCTCTTGTGCTTGCTTCAAGTAGCCCTCTTGCGGAATGATGATGCCTGCTTCCCCTTGGATTGGCTCCAGCATGAATGCTGCTGTATTCGGTGTAATCGCTTGCTTAAGCGCTTCGATATCGCCATAAGGAATGATTTTGAAACCAGGCGTGAATGGTCCAAAGCCACGTCTGTACTCTTCTGCAGAAGAGAAGGAAGTTACTGTGACAGTACGACCATGGAAGTTGCCTTCACATACGATGATTTCTGCTTGGTTCTCTGGTACTTTTTTCACGTCATAAGCCCAGCGACGAACCGCTTTGAGTGCTGTCTCTACTGCTTCTGCACCAGTGTTCATTGGCAGGATCATTTCTTTTCCTGTCACGGCAGAGAGTTTTTCGTAAAATTCACCTAGTTGGTCATTGTAAAAAGCTCGGGAAGTGAGCGTTACTTTATCTGCTTGATCTTTCAGAGCTTGGATGATACGTGGATGACGATGCCCTTGGTTCAGCGCAGAATATGCACTCAGCATATCCAGATATTTATTGCCTTCCGGATCGTGTACCCATACGCCTTCTGCTTTGGAAATAACGATCGGTAGCGGATGATAGTTGTGCGCACCAAATTTTTCTGTTTGTTCAATAACCACGTTTGTTTTACTCATGTCGTTAGCCTCCTTCAAGATCACTTGCTAAAATTATCTAGCAAGAACGATGCCAAATAGGAAAACCCCACAAAGTCGATCCAATCCGATCAGACGAGCAAAAAAATTTTGCATCTCGCATTCATATTCCTTTGCAGTGCATAATGTTTTTGCACTCATTCCCTTTATGCTATGATACCCTCATAAGGAAAGGCTGGTGACCACGGTGTCGTCTTCTACGCATAATTCTTCAGCTGACACTCTCTTGCGCATTTATGAACATATTTTGGACAGAATGAATGAAGGTGTACATGTCATCGATTCGGACGGAACGACGATTGTCTACAATTCCAAAATGACCGAGCTGGAATCGATGACCAGACAAAACGTTTTGCACAAACCTTTGGCAGAGGTTTTTCAGTTCCCGTCTGGACAGGAAAGTACCTTGCTCACATGCTTGCGTACCGGAAATAGCATTCGCAATACACGCCAAACGTATTTCAACGACAAGCAAAAAGAAATTTCAACCATTAACCATACGTACCCCATCATTGAAAAAGGCAAGATCATCGGCGCAATGGAAATCGCAAATGATGTTACCAAAATGGAACGATTGATCAGAGAAAACCT
This genomic stretch from Brevibacillus sp. DP1.3A harbors:
- a CDS encoding sporulation histidine kinase inhibitor Sda, giving the protein MKYLSDQMLIEVYHRAVDLQLDAAFIELLREELQHRNIRITQFSA
- a CDS encoding AbgT family transporter — its product is MAKGTNVQADLMKQKGILKWIETVGNKLPHPFVLFIILCGVLMVVSAILAAMDFSVMHPAKGEEVAVKSLLSVEGIHWILTSMLKNFIEFPALGLVLAMTLGIGLAEKIGLLTTVLRKMMAGIPASVVSYAIVFVGILGNLASDAAMVIIPPLGGLVFLAMGRHPIAGFAAGMAGVSSGFTANFFIAGTDALLAGISTEVAKTIDPNAMVTPVDNWFFMSASVVILAFIGGWITDKIIEPRLGTYHGDRNVQFEEVTPQENKALRKAGIAALIFVVIVGLLVVPEGSLLRDPKTGDFLTSPFLKGIIPIILLFFVTVSFVYGRAMGLIKTSKDIPHYMSEAIKDMSGFIVLAFTAAQFIAFFNWSNIGILMAVNGAEFMTNMGLTGLPIIIAFTLFTGICSLFITSGSALWAILAPVFMPMLMLLDYNPAFIQVAYRIADSATNTISPVNPYIPLFLAFYQKYNKNAGMGTIFSTMTPYAIVFLVIWILQLTVWYFLDLPFGPGVYAR
- a CDS encoding ornithine--oxo-acid transaminase produces the protein MSKTNVVIEQTEKFGAHNYHPLPIVISKAEGVWVHDPEGNKYLDMLSAYSALNQGHRHPRIIQALKDQADKVTLTSRAFYNDQLGEFYEKLSAVTGKEMILPMNTGAEAVETALKAVRRWAYDVKKVPENQAEIIVCEGNFHGRTVTVTSFSSAEEYRRGFGPFTPGFKIIPYGDIEALKQAITPNTAAFMLEPIQGEAGIIIPQEGYLKQAQEVCKANNVLLVSDEIQTGFGRTGKMFASDWEDVVPDMYVMGKALGGGVFPISAVAADKEILSVFEPGSHGSTFGGNPLGCAVAVAAMDVLADEGLVQRSLEMGAYFMEKLKEINNPIIKEIRGRGLFIGLELTTAARPYCEKLKELGLLCKETHETTIRFAPPLVISKEDLDWAIDRIKQVLHVTEAANA